The following are encoded together in the Chaetodon trifascialis isolate fChaTrf1 chromosome 3, fChaTrf1.hap1, whole genome shotgun sequence genome:
- the LOC139328533 gene encoding troponin I, slow skeletal muscle-like, whose translation MLMLHFCVCYVLSLLSTCRMEVRCHKTQPTKKSQILNINIIAVSHFFCFRFFSQRKSKISASRKLMLKSLMVAKAKEELEQEMEDKEEQKAKYLEEKSPPVHTGGMSLAELQKLCEELHAKIDVVDEERYDIEAKVLHNSREIKDLNIKVLDLRGKFKRPNLRRVRVSADAILRSLLGSKHKVSLDLRANLKSVKKEDTEKEKTVEVSDWRKNVEAMSGMEGRKKMFDAAKGPSQ comes from the exons atgctaatgctacatttctgtgtctgttatgtcctttctctgctttctaCCTGCAGGATGGAGGTAAGATGTCACAAGACACAACCCACCAAGAAGtcacaaatattaaatattaatatcatCGCTGTGTCTCACTTCTTTTGTTTTCGTTTCTTTTCGCAGAGGAAATCTAAAATCTCAGCTTCGCGCAAGCTCATGCTGAAG AGCCTGATGGTCGCCAAGGccaaagaggagctggagcaggagatggaggacaaagaggagcaAAAGGCAAAGTACCTGGAGGAAAAgtctcctcctgtccacaccGGTGGCATGTCCTTAGCAGAGCTACAG AAGTTATGCGAGGAGCTGCATGCTAAAATCGACGTGGTGGACGAGGAGCGCTACGACATTGAAGCCAAAGTCTTGCACAACAGCAGAGAG ATCAAAGACCTAAACATCAAGGTGCTGGACCTGCGAGGGAAGTTTAAGAGACCCAACCTGAGGAGGGTGAGGGTCTCCGCTGACGCCATCCTGCGCTCACTACTGGGCTCCAAGCACAAGGTCTCTCTGGATCTGCGAGCTAATCTTAAATCAGTGAAGAAGGAGGACACAGAAAAG GAGAAGACGGTGGAGGTGAGCGACTGGAGGAAGAACGTGGAGGCCATGTCGGGCATGGAGGGCCGCAAGAAGATGTTTGACGCGGCAAAGGGCCCCAGCCAATGA
- the tnnt2b gene encoding troponin T, cardiac muscle isoforms produces the protein MEKDLTELQTLIEAHFEKRKKEEEELLSLTDRIEKRRSERAEQMKIRAERERERQARVAEEKARKEDEEAKKKADEDARKKMILSNLTFTGYKTQTGPKRPTEREKKKKVLSDRRKDLNIDHMKEDKLREKAQELWDWIRQLEAEKFELQYKHTKQKYEVTVLRNRVSDHQKISKGGRSKRGLRK, from the exons ATGGAAAAGGACCTGACGGAGCTCCAGACTCTGATTGAAGCTCACTTTGAGAAGCgtaagaaggaggaagaagagcttCTCAGCCTCACGGATCGCATC GAGAAACGCAggtcagagagagcagagcagatgaagatcagggcagagagagaaagagaacgGCAGGCCAGAGTAGCT GAAGAGAAAGCGAGAAAAGAAGACGAGGAAGCGAAGAAGAAAGCAGATGAGGATGCCAGGAAGAAGATGATTCTGTCCAACTTGACTTTCACTGGATATAAG ACACAGACCGGGCCAAAAAGaccaacagaaagagaaaagaagaagaaggtccTCAGCGATCGACGCAAAGATTTAAACATCGATCACATGAAAGAAGACAAACTCAG GGAAAAAGCGCAGGAACTGTGGGACTGGATTCGCcagctggaggcagagaaaTTTGAACTTCAGTACAAGCACACGAAGCAGAAGTATGAG GTCACCGTGCTGAGAAACCGGGTCAGCGATCATCAGAAAAT TTCAAAAGGTGGCAGAAGCAAGCGTGGCCTGAGGAAGTGA
- the pkp1b gene encoding plakophilin-1 → MTSLDPLKSVMSVMSADDTSLAVPSVNQYRSGQQRVLEQVQTVRRTKSRHSSSSRNGSYSLSPTSPVYDSVFIDASKSQLSTSNGNVFFGNGLSNTLNLENYISRQAVNGTKASTVKRNTAASTYQYERSHAPVSFTKAGRFYSSRSEPDLAFHLPMNKRSAPSQRLLSNSSTYRTARSKSQFIVSSTSQRLPVPTANGPAQTKINTQFVCSPADVSKTSSKPPADEGATKSKADSGSGGVADITMKEAVEYLSNKGEKYQHCGASYIQHNTFIDESAKEEVLKLNGIPPLVALLHSPSSQVNQTALAALRNLSFKSTKSKEEIHRSGGIEEAVALLRNVDSAEIQKQLTGLLWNLSSVDSVKPDLLKSALPVLMERVILPHTTGPDRTNSDPEAFFHTTACLRNLSSSMQSNRQAMRKCRGLIDSLVKYVKDSVEEGTPDDKSVENCVCILHNLTFQLEAEAPALFTRITTLIKPVSRNHSQSATGPIGCFSPQSKSLEQERRFDFPVIEDPRPNGAGWLIHSKTLQSYLSLLGSSKVEETQEACCGALQNLTAHEGIVSCAMSQIIVQKLNGMQVISPLLKSNKVNLQKNVVALVGNLTKNPNLHNAIARKALPELLGILRAGTKEGNESDDTLAMACRTANYLLIKEPEMGKHLLDNSLIDSLKDLSQNGYFPKSRKAAALLLYSLWSEKDIQSFLKKQGMSKSSFVNEVTMAAHKSVQIVD, encoded by the exons ATGACGAGTCTGGACCCGCTGAAGTCCGTCATGTCCGTCATGAGCGCGGACGACACGTCGCTGGCTGTGCCATCAGTGAACCAGTACCGATCAGGCCAACAGCGCGTCCTGGAGCAAGTGCAAACAGTCCGGAGGACCAAGTccaggcacagcagcagcagcaggaatggATCCTATTCTTTATCTCCGACAA GCCCTGTGTATGACTCTGTGTTCATTGATGCCTCAAAGTCACAGTTGAGCACGTCTAATGGAAACGTCTTCTTCGGGAATGGCCTCTCCAACACT CTCAACCTTGAGAACTACATCAGCCGGCAAGCAGTCAACGGCACCAAGGCATCCACTGTGAAGAGGAACACAGCAGCTTCTACCTATCAGTACGAGAGGAGTCACGCCCCTGTCAGCTTCACGAAGGCCGGTCGGTTCTACAGCAGCCGCAGCGAGCCCGATCTGGCCTTTCATCTCCCCATGAACAAACGCTCTGCTCCTTCCCAGAGACTCCTCTCCAACAGCAGCACCTACAGGACGGCACGATCCAAGAGTCAGTTTATCGTGAGCAGCACCTCCCAGCGTCTGCCCGTGCCCACTGCGAATGGCCCAGCTCAGACCAAAATAAACACGCAGTTCGTGTGCAGCCCAGCTGATGTGTCCAAAACATCCTCAAAGCCTCCTGCTGACGAGGGCGCCACAAAGAGCAAAGCAGATTCTGG CAGCGGTGGAGTTGCTGATATCACTATGAAGGAGGCTGTGGAGTATCTTTCCAACAAGGGCGAGAAATATCAGCACTGCGGCGCTTCCTACATACAGCACAACACGTTCATTGATGAGAGTGCCAAAGAGGAG GTGTTGAAGCTCAATGGGATCCCTCCCCTGGTGGCTCTGCTGCACAGCCCCAGTTCACAAGTGAACCAGACAGCCTTGGCTGCCCTCCGTAACCTGTCctttaaaagcaccaaaagCAAAGAGGAGATCCATCGCTCCGGTGGCATCGAAGAGGCTGTGGCTCTGCTCAGAAATGTAGACTCAGCAGAGATACAGAAACAGCTGACAG gTCTCCTGTGGAATTTGTCTTCCGTAGACAGCGTGAAACCAGACCTGCTGAAGAGTGCTCTGCCTGTCTTAATGGAGCGTGTGATCCTGCCTCACACAACAGGTCCTGACCGGACCAACAGTGACCCTGAGGCCTTCTTTCACACCACTGCATGTCTAAG AAACCTGAGCAGCTCGATGCAAAGCAACAGACAGGCGATGAGAAAATGTCGAGGTCTGATCGACTCACTGGTCAAATATGTTAAAGACAGCGTGGAAGAAGGAACACCAGATGATAAG TCTGTAGAAAACTGCGTGTGCATCCTCCACAACCTGACGTTCCAGCTGGAGGCTGAGGCTCCGGCTCTGTTCACCAGGATCACAACTTTGATCAAGCCGGTCAGCAGGAACCACAGCCAGAGCGCCACCGGCCCAATCGGCTGCTTCAGTCCACAGAGCAAATCGCTGGAACAGGAG CGCCGCTTTGACTTCCCAGTCATTGAGGATCCGCGGCCGAATGGGGCAGGTTGGCTGATTCACTCCAAAACTCTACAGAGTTACCTGTCTCTGCTTGGCTCTAGCAAGGTAGAAGAAACACAGGAAGCCTGTTGTGGAGCCCTGCAGAATCTCACCGCACATGAAGGCATT GTCTCTTGTGCAATGAGTCAGATCATTGTGCAGAAACTGAATGGCATGCAAGTTATCAGCCCCCTTTTAAAGTCAAACAAAGTCAACCTGCAGAAGAACGTCGTGGCTTTGGTAGGAAACCTGACCAAGAACCCAAACCTGCACAATGCCATAG CTCGTAAAGCCCTCCCAGAGCTGCTGGGAATCCTGCGTGCAGGCACCAAGGAAGGGAACGAATCCGATGATACGCTGGCCATGGCCTGCCGGACCGCCAACTACCTGCTTATAAAGGAGCCTGAGATGGGCAAGCACCTACTAGACAACAGCCTGATAGACTCACTGAAAGATCTCAGCCAAAACGG GTATTTCCCCAAATCCAGAAAAGCGGCAGCCCTGCTCCTCTACAGCCTCTGGTCAGAAAAAGACATACAAAGCTTCCTGAAAAAG CAAGGGATGAGCAAGTCCTCGTTTGTGAATGAAGTCACCATGGCGGCTCACAAGTCGGTTCAAATTGTTGATTGA